The genomic segment GCAGTTCAGTAGAAACATCTGTTAACACGGCTGATCGGTAcctttaaagtttttattgtgTCTAGCCCGAAGTCTCTCTTTAATTCTCTCTTATTTACAGACAATCAACATTATTTGAGGCCTCTATTGAACAAGGTAGATTCTTAGTTTGAGTTGTGTGAGCGCTTACAGTAGTTTGCATGCAAATGACATCTAAGTGTCCCACCATTGCTCAGGAAATAGCACAGTAGGTTCTAGGTGCAGGTATGACTAAACATATTGTTAAAGGACTGCTGAATTGATTTATCTATGACTCACTTGTAAGGTTTTACAATAAAGCATATTGGAAGATGTACAATCATAATAAAGCTAGAGCTCATCTTTGGTCTCCAGTTTAGGACTTTTGACACTTTAAATTGAGATTAGATATTGACTCTGAAAGAAGGTGTCTGTAAATTGGCTGGATGTATAGGTGGGCTTCTGCAGCTCAGACAGTTAAGATTTTTGAAACTTTGAAATGCTTAAAGGGTTTTTCAACTTTTAATGTTGTCAGCTAGGTACTTAGAAGTAGTTGCAATgttctttttcccctttttttctggGATTTTACCATTTTCCTGACTTTCAAAGCCAGACAAATTCACGTATTCCTCTTTCACCATGCAGCTTGAAGGTCTGATGACTGGAGTAATTAGCCTAGCCTAACCTAGCCTAGCTTCGCTTAGCTTGattggtagatttttttttatatatatattaaattaaaaatgaacagctcttcttaaaagaaaaaactaattctCTTTTAAAATCAGGGAACATTAACCTAAAAACACAGATGCCCAAATTACTTTTGGACAACCATGatatggaaaataataaaaacccaaaaaatttaaaattgcTCTCTGCTTTGGGAGGAAATACTTCTAATAAAGATCCATATTCAAGCACATCAACAGTGATGATCAGCTAGACTAACCATATTGTACAACATACCTTCAAACCAACATCGATGTTATTTTCTGACTGATCAGGTAAGGACAACAGTAAAATCCCCTAAAAGccaaaatgtctttaaaaaaaaaaaaaaaaggcttacaTGTGGCAGATGTGCTCACGCAGACACACTCAGTACAAAAGATGTGAAGCCCTCAGTGGCCTCTGAACCCTGTGGTCTTGGTCATTATATCAAAATGTTCTGAAGGCAAGCATGGAAATTTGCAGAGCATGGCCATGAATGAGACAAGAAGAGGAAGCAtgggcagagaggagagagaaagagaggtagCAGTGGTTTCCCTTCCTTCTTCACACcattctcctccccctcctcccttgcATTAGAAAATGTCCAATGGAAGGTCCGTTCGAAGATTCCTACAGTTGCCCCTCTCGTTTGTGGGTTATTGGCATTACATCATTTCTTGGATTGATGAATTTATTTCCAGATGTGTGCTGTCATGTGCGCTGAGCTTGAAGTGGTTGAACCTCCCATATGTTGACTGCTGTATCCCATTACGCCGTTGGTGTTGTAGAGATTCACACCGGCCATGTGCTGCGTCATCTGAAGgccacacaaacatacattgCTTTTACTGGCGAGAGATTTTACTACTTCATAATGCACAATGTAGGTTAATGGTAACACACCTGAGCAATGTTCCACTGTAGCTGCTGGGCTTGCTGCACTCCATAAACCTGCTGGTGGGGCATTGTGGTCAAACCTCCAACCTGCTGCTGTCCCATCATCCCACTTTGCTGAGGTACCATCATCCCACTCTGCTGCTGCCCCATAATGCCACTTTGCTGCTGTCCCATCATCCCCTGGTTCATCCCTGTCATGTAGGGTGAAGCGATAACGGCACCAGGCTGAGCCAGAACACCCTGGCCACCCATTATGCCATTCTGCTGTCCCATCATGCTGTTTTGTTGAACCGGCATCATGACGCTCTGTTGCTGTGCCATCATGGTcatctgtgatgtcatcatgggGCCTCCCATTCCACCTGCCTGGGCTAAGGAATGGTACGAACCATATGGGTGTGTTGGGTATCCCATTTGGTTCATGTACAAGCCTGCCAAAGCaatcacagacagaaagaggcttttttttAGTACCTGGTAACTAATCCAGCGCTGCAAATCAGCGTTGATTTAGCATGCATACCTCTTCTGCAAAAGTCAGAAATTCATATTCAGTATGCTCTAATCAAAATCTCATTCAAAATCCCATTGGCTTTGCAGCACTGTATTAATAATGCTTACTTTTTCATGAGAAATACTTAAAAGTTattgactgatttatttttaccaCATGGAAGCAGTATCTGACACCTCGTAAAATTGTAAACTATATTAGcatattttcccattttcagGTCCAGGAGCAATATTAGCATTTATTAGCAGAGCAGTGGTCAGCTGTAAtattcccttttcttttacAGCTGTTTCGTTTCCACCCACTCTTAAGGGTGACATCTGGTTTTATAGTTGCCAGATGCCTCACTATGTCCATCAGCGGGTTGCTACCTTCTTCTGACTGTCATTTCTCAAAGGGGCATGTAGGATAAAGtgatgttctctctctctttttttttttttttttgagatttttaGTTTACAAACTGTAATTCTGCAGGACAGAAGATCTAAATCATTCCCTAAAGggggttcattcattcatcttcttccacttatgcatttctgggttgcgggggttgctggagccaatcccagctcactctgggtgagggcggggtcaccctggacaccctggaccaacaaccactcacactcacactcagacctacgaacaatttagagtcaccagttaacccaaacatgtctttggacggtgggaggaaagcggaGTAACCGAAGGAAACCCATTTAATggcataaaaatatttattagtgCATAGAATATACAGAAATATGGTGAAAATAACCCTGGATAGAAATGAAGGCAGTTCTCACCGTGAGCCATACTGCTGCCGTGCACTGAGGGGGTGGAAGCATACAGGGAGAGAATAGAGTCCTTGGACAGCTTCTTGACAGTGCCTTCCTCTGCTTTGGGTGCTGGATCCAAGAACAGACTGAGGTTTTCAGGCACAGAGGCAGTCACTCTGCTCTGAAGCATAGAGCTGGAGACAGGCTAGTGGGGGGGTATAAAATACAGTTATAGGGGTAGATTCACAGAAGCATAATGGTTCTGTGGTGAGCATACAGTACTCTGTGTATACAATGGTCTATTTCCTACCATGGCTTTAGCGGAGGAAGCAGAGGACTGTGTTGGCAGGGAACCGAACAGATCCAGGGCAGAGTGTGCCAGAGGTGGATTAGACACCACAGGACTGTCAGTACTGTCTGGTGCACATCCTCCACCATTAGACACTGCAGCACTTGGAGCAGGGGCATCTAATAGAGGTTAGAT from the Echeneis naucrates chromosome 11, fEcheNa1.1, whole genome shotgun sequence genome contains:
- the smap2 gene encoding stromal membrane-associated protein 2; its protein translation is MMTGKSVKDVDRYQTVLNSLLALEENKFCADCESKGPRWASWNLGIFICIRCAGIHRNLGVHISKVKSVNLDQWTQEQVQCVQEMGNAKAKRLYEAFLPECFQRPETDQSAEIFIRDKYDKKKYMDKVIDIQMLRKEKSCDNIPKEPVVFEKMKLKKDISPKTDSQSVTDLLGLDAPAPSAAVSNGGGCAPDSTDSPVVSNPPLAHSALDLFGSLPTQSSASSAKAMPVSSSMLQSRVTASVPENLSLFLDPAPKAEEGTVKKLSKDSILSLYASTPSVHGSSMAHGLYMNQMGYPTHPYGSYHSLAQAGGMGGPMMTSQMTMMAQQQSVMMPVQQNSMMGQQNGIMGGQGVLAQPGAVIASPYMTGMNQGMMGQQQSGIMGQQQSGMMVPQQSGMMGQQQVGGLTTMPHQQVYGVQQAQQLQWNIAQMTQHMAGVNLYNTNGVMGYSSQHMGGSTTSSSAHMTAHIWK